In Halobaculum rubrum, the following are encoded in one genomic region:
- a CDS encoding DUF3311 domain-containing protein has product MTRTRSDMLWVAAFALLVALAVPWFLWGDATVVAGLPLWLWWHVGWMAFASVAFAAFARGGAWDRGVDAEVIRRG; this is encoded by the coding sequence ATGACGCGAACTCGAAGCGATATGCTGTGGGTCGCGGCGTTCGCGCTGCTCGTCGCGCTCGCGGTCCCCTGGTTCCTCTGGGGCGACGCGACGGTCGTGGCGGGGCTGCCGCTGTGGCTGTGGTGGCACGTCGGCTGGATGGCGTTTGCGAGCGTGGCGTTCGCGGCGTTCGCGCGCGGCGGCGCGTGGGACCGCGGCGTCGACGCGGAGGTGATCCGGCGTGGCTGA
- a CDS encoding glycosyl transferase family 2, translated as MEYVQERVATLHAFGEGAPDAPADRAAVVVPMTEREYAGLAAERVLSELSALDPAKVIVPLRAPADRVGAFREWLDGFDLPLETLWCDGPRVSNLLDDAGLAGERGKGRDVWLALGRALEEEYVVVHDADTKSYSREYVRRLLFPLANGFDFAKGYYARVENGQLYGRLFRLFYTPLVRALRDSAPDSEFLEYMAAFRYALAGEFAATGDVVAAMPVQRTWGLEVGTLAAAYDAVGVDGAAQVDLGSYEHDHRAVSGPTGLSDMSRSVGAALLRAAEEHGVDPDYDALPDAYRAAAESYVDRYAADAAFNGLSYDRGGERDQVRTYAASIAPPGPDTRLPPWEAVDLSPADVAAAATADARDAANGEVPDGD; from the coding sequence ATGGAATACGTGCAGGAGCGCGTCGCCACGCTCCACGCGTTCGGCGAGGGGGCACCCGACGCGCCGGCGGACCGGGCGGCCGTCGTCGTGCCGATGACCGAACGCGAGTACGCGGGGCTCGCGGCCGAGCGCGTGCTCTCGGAGCTTTCGGCGCTCGATCCCGCGAAGGTGATCGTTCCGCTGCGCGCCCCCGCCGACCGCGTCGGCGCCTTCCGCGAGTGGCTCGACGGCTTCGACCTCCCGCTGGAGACGCTGTGGTGCGACGGCCCCCGCGTGTCGAACCTGCTCGACGACGCCGGACTCGCCGGCGAGCGCGGGAAAGGGCGGGACGTGTGGCTGGCGCTGGGACGGGCGCTGGAGGAGGAGTACGTCGTCGTCCACGACGCCGACACGAAGTCGTATTCGCGGGAGTACGTCCGGCGGCTGCTGTTCCCCCTGGCGAACGGGTTCGACTTCGCGAAGGGGTACTACGCCCGCGTCGAGAACGGGCAGCTGTACGGGCGCCTCTTCCGGCTGTTCTACACCCCGCTGGTGCGCGCGCTTCGCGATTCGGCCCCCGACTCGGAGTTCCTCGAGTACATGGCGGCGTTCCGCTACGCGCTCGCGGGCGAGTTCGCCGCGACCGGGGACGTCGTCGCCGCGATGCCGGTCCAGCGCACGTGGGGGCTCGAGGTCGGCACGCTCGCGGCCGCCTACGACGCGGTCGGCGTCGACGGCGCCGCGCAGGTCGATCTCGGCAGCTACGAGCACGACCACCGGGCGGTCTCGGGACCGACCGGGCTCTCGGACATGAGCCGGTCGGTCGGCGCCGCGTTGTTGCGCGCGGCCGAGGAGCACGGTGTCGACCCCGACTACGACGCCTTGCCGGACGCGTACCGCGCGGCCGCCGAGTCGTACGTCGACCGCTACGCCGCCGACGCCGCGTTCAACGGGCTCTCCTACGATCGGGGCGGCGAGCGCGACCAAGTGCGGACGTACGCCGCGTCGATCGCGCCGCCGGGTCCGGACACGCGGCTACCCCCGTGGGAGGCGGTCGACCTGTCGCCCGCGGACGTAGCCGCCGCGGCGACGGCGGACGCGCGCGACGCCGCGAACGGCGAAGTGCCCGACGGCGACTGA
- a CDS encoding NUDIX hydrolase, whose product MDFERARRYTPVEVTDAERRAAVLAPVVDRGGAPHILFTKRADHLGSHPGQMSFPGGGVEPQDTDLTATALREANEEIGLRPEEADVVSRIDDIRTVSEYAVTPFVGTAPDRAYVPSDDEVAEIAILPVSELTARENYESERRDHPYYGEIRLHFFRVDGYTVWGATGRMLVQLLELLTDWEMPPDVDRVVGPDADLPV is encoded by the coding sequence ATGGACTTCGAGCGCGCTCGTCGGTACACTCCCGTCGAGGTGACGGACGCCGAGCGACGCGCCGCGGTGCTGGCGCCGGTCGTCGACCGCGGCGGCGCGCCGCACATCCTCTTCACGAAGCGGGCCGACCACCTCGGGAGCCACCCCGGCCAGATGAGCTTCCCCGGCGGCGGGGTCGAACCCCAGGACACCGACCTCACCGCGACGGCGCTGCGGGAGGCGAACGAGGAGATCGGCCTGCGGCCCGAGGAGGCCGACGTCGTCAGCCGTATCGACGACATCCGGACCGTCTCGGAGTACGCGGTCACGCCGTTCGTCGGCACCGCGCCCGACCGGGCGTACGTCCCCAGCGACGACGAGGTCGCCGAGATCGCGATCCTCCCCGTCTCGGAGCTGACCGCCCGCGAGAACTACGAGTCCGAGCGCCGCGATCACCCCTACTACGGCGAGATCCGGCTCCACTTCTTCCGTGTCGACGGCTACACCGTCTGGGGGGCGACCGGTCGCATGCTCGTCCAACTGCTCGAACTCCTCACAGACTGGGAGATGCCGCCGGACGTCGACCGCGTCGTCGGTCCGGACGCCGACCTCCCGGTGTGA
- a CDS encoding LLM class flavin-dependent oxidoreductase has protein sequence MTLTASEAADSVAARTELDGIALKPTECDVSVAADLPVDLVCLDYEGREALPGADALAALAGSVDLRVTTPVRADGFDPRGDDSLVATLPDAAERVLVAGHGAYLSDAERKRAVAPRLGDAATAVREAGGTPWVGTEGVARLALAAGGVQYDLLSRSTERDVRGLRAAGFDGDVAVYAPVVPTDDEDAVLDAVGAYTARRKPVRDALPEGAETDSGATGRAREVLSAAVRDFALVGDPETVGERVRGLKAVGVDHVVGYPAAGVDTLR, from the coding sequence ATGACACTTACCGCATCCGAAGCCGCCGACAGCGTCGCCGCCCGAACAGAACTCGACGGGATCGCGCTCAAGCCGACCGAGTGCGACGTGTCCGTCGCCGCCGACCTCCCGGTCGATCTCGTGTGCCTCGACTACGAGGGCCGCGAGGCGCTGCCGGGCGCCGACGCGCTCGCGGCGCTCGCGGGATCGGTCGATCTCCGGGTGACGACGCCCGTTCGCGCCGACGGGTTCGACCCCCGCGGCGACGACTCGCTGGTCGCGACGCTGCCCGACGCCGCCGAGCGCGTGCTCGTGGCGGGCCACGGCGCGTACCTCTCGGATGCAGAGCGCAAGCGCGCGGTCGCGCCCCGCCTCGGCGACGCGGCGACCGCCGTCCGCGAGGCCGGGGGAACGCCGTGGGTCGGCACCGAGGGGGTAGCGCGGCTCGCGCTCGCGGCGGGCGGGGTCCAGTACGATCTGCTCTCTCGGTCGACCGAGCGCGACGTCCGGGGCCTGCGGGCGGCGGGCTTCGACGGCGACGTGGCCGTGTACGCGCCCGTGGTCCCCACGGACGACGAGGACGCCGTCCTCGACGCCGTGGGCGCGTACACGGCGCGCCGCAAGCCCGTCCGCGATGCGCTCCCCGAGGGCGCCGAGACCGACTCCGGGGCGACGGGGCGCGCCCGAGAAGTGCTCTCGGCGGCGGTGCGCGACTTCGCGCTCGTCGGCGACCCCGAGACGGTCGGCGAGCGCGTACGCGGCCTGAAGGCCGTCGGCGTCGACCACGTCGTCGGCTACCCTGCCGCCGGCGTCGACACCCTGCGGTAA
- a CDS encoding creatininase family protein yields the protein MRLLHEETTTSAGEAVDDGVEVAILPTGSVEQHGPALPLGTDFLAAEAVARGIDRDDAVVLPTVPVGVSAHHRQFDGTLWAEPETFEDYVGEIAASVASHGVRKLVFCNGHGGNSDALRRAARRLRGDGIAYAAPWNWWSSLDGLDEDLFDQSGIGHADAMETSMVAHLAGDLVREGLLEEAEAGAADSWGKSVHGAAVGFDTADFSESGAVGTPTEGTAEKGRKLFEQATDELDALVGWLAEQPFDALTPEPHR from the coding sequence ATGCGACTGCTCCACGAGGAGACGACGACGAGCGCGGGCGAGGCGGTCGACGACGGCGTCGAGGTGGCGATCCTGCCGACCGGTTCGGTCGAACAGCACGGGCCGGCGCTCCCCTTGGGAACCGACTTCCTCGCGGCCGAGGCCGTCGCGCGGGGGATCGACCGCGACGACGCCGTGGTGCTGCCGACCGTCCCGGTGGGCGTCTCCGCGCACCACCGCCAGTTCGACGGGACGCTGTGGGCCGAGCCCGAGACGTTCGAGGACTACGTCGGCGAGATCGCGGCGTCAGTCGCCAGCCACGGCGTCCGAAAGCTCGTGTTCTGCAACGGACACGGCGGGAACAGCGACGCCCTCCGCCGGGCGGCCCGACGGCTCCGCGGCGATGGGATCGCGTACGCCGCGCCGTGGAACTGGTGGTCGAGCCTCGACGGCCTCGACGAGGACCTGTTCGACCAGTCCGGGATCGGGCACGCCGACGCGATGGAGACGAGCATGGTCGCCCACCTCGCGGGCGACCTCGTGCGCGAGGGGCTGCTGGAGGAGGCCGAGGCCGGCGCCGCCGACTCGTGGGGGAAGTCGGTCCACGGCGCGGCGGTCGGCTTCGACACCGCCGACTTCTCGGAGTCGGGCGCGGTCGGGACGCCGACCGAGGGCACCGCGGAGAAGGGCCGGAAGCTGTTCGAGCAGGCCACCGATGAACTCGACGCGCTCGTCGGCTGGCTGGCCGAGCAGCCGTTCGACGCGCTCACCCCGGAGCCGCACCGCTGA
- a CDS encoding NAD(P)/FAD-dependent oxidoreductase produces MAGSDHGAGPGDGMRVAVVGGGAVGVTAAYDLAVAGAEVTLFEKGAIGSGASGRAAGVLYDAYAEDVDAEIGARALERFRTLSGTGEFAFTDCPYVMLAREGDDDLAEAIRGAAERMRVHDREVETVDRDELGERFPRLRVDDVDVAAVAHNAGWTAPGSYVTTVADLAASAGAEIRTDSEVAVSTAPPGVAVADEAPVRRRFDALVVAAGAHTKRLLADAGIAVPLKPYRVQALVSGRTFDGPMWYDASAGVYARPHPAGLLAGDGTVPVEADPDEWDRDADGWFLADVSGTLRDRAGHDPDVERAWAGLCTATPDGDPLLGEVADDVFVAAGWQGHGFMRAPATGEAIARQVLGEREGVPGFDPGRFDGDEAFEISEGMAVDTDADDGSEKRD; encoded by the coding sequence ATGGCCGGGAGCGATCACGGCGCCGGACCCGGCGACGGCATGCGCGTCGCGGTCGTCGGCGGCGGCGCCGTCGGCGTCACCGCGGCGTACGACCTGGCGGTCGCCGGCGCAGAAGTGACGCTGTTCGAGAAGGGCGCGATAGGCTCGGGCGCCTCGGGCCGCGCCGCCGGGGTCCTCTACGACGCCTACGCCGAGGACGTCGACGCCGAGATCGGTGCCCGCGCGCTGGAGCGCTTCCGGACCCTCTCGGGCACCGGGGAGTTCGCGTTCACCGACTGTCCGTACGTGATGCTCGCGCGCGAGGGCGACGACGACCTCGCGGAGGCGATCCGCGGCGCGGCCGAGCGGATGCGCGTCCACGACCGCGAGGTGGAGACCGTCGACCGCGACGAGTTGGGGGAGCGGTTCCCGCGCCTCCGCGTCGACGACGTGGACGTCGCGGCCGTCGCGCACAACGCCGGCTGGACCGCCCCCGGGAGCTACGTGACCACGGTCGCCGACCTCGCCGCGTCCGCGGGCGCCGAGATCCGAACCGACAGCGAGGTCGCGGTGTCGACGGCGCCACCGGGCGTGGCCGTCGCCGACGAGGCCCCCGTGAGGCGGCGGTTCGACGCCCTCGTCGTCGCCGCGGGCGCGCACACGAAGCGACTGCTCGCTGACGCCGGGATCGCGGTCCCGCTGAAGCCCTACCGCGTGCAGGCGCTCGTCTCCGGGCGCACGTTCGACGGGCCGATGTGGTACGACGCCTCGGCGGGCGTGTACGCGCGCCCGCACCCCGCGGGCCTGCTCGCCGGCGACGGCACCGTCCCGGTCGAGGCCGACCCGGACGAGTGGGACCGCGACGCCGACGGCTGGTTCCTCGCGGACGTGAGCGGGACGCTCCGCGACCGGGCGGGCCACGATCCGGACGTGGAGCGCGCGTGGGCCGGGCTGTGCACGGCGACACCCGACGGCGACCCCCTGCTCGGCGAGGTCGCGGACGATGTCTTCGTCGCCGCCGGCTGGCAGGGCCACGGGTTCATGCGCGCGCCGGCGACGGGGGAGGCGATCGCACGGCAGGTGCTCGGCGAGCGCGAGGGCGTTCCGGGGTTCGATCCCGGGCGCTTCGACGGCGACGAGGCGTTCGAGATCAGCGAGGGGATGGCCGTCGACACGGACGCGGACGACGGATCGGAGAAGCGGGACTGA
- a CDS encoding Hsp20/alpha crystallin family protein, whose product MPERDQFADGADRLKDVGESAVNTVLDRVGRGVAAVQEKSPLAYDVLESADAFLVVFDAPGAERSDVQVRFNEGAVEVRIDRFRDFHEGFDMRFPGRGLALDGRAELPPGAAVEPEEATSTLTDHGTLRVRVPKAAGDSVAVEEGEADAEAGEATEDEPVQLDMEEDGDIEADGADAEDADAESDANAETDADDADEK is encoded by the coding sequence ATGCCCGAACGAGACCAGTTCGCCGACGGCGCCGACCGACTGAAGGACGTCGGAGAGTCCGCCGTGAACACGGTGCTCGACCGTGTCGGACGCGGCGTCGCGGCGGTACAGGAGAAGTCGCCGCTCGCGTACGACGTGCTGGAGTCGGCGGACGCGTTCCTCGTCGTCTTCGACGCTCCGGGCGCCGAGCGGAGCGACGTGCAGGTCCGGTTCAACGAGGGCGCCGTCGAGGTCCGGATCGACCGCTTCCGCGACTTCCACGAGGGGTTCGACATGCGCTTCCCCGGCCGCGGGCTCGCGCTCGACGGCCGCGCGGAGCTTCCCCCGGGCGCCGCCGTCGAGCCCGAGGAGGCCACATCGACGCTCACCGACCACGGCACGCTCCGCGTTCGCGTTCCCAAGGCCGCCGGCGACTCCGTCGCCGTCGAGGAAGGCGAGGCCGACGCGGAGGCCGGCGAAGCCACCGAGGACGAGCCGGTCCAGTTGGACATGGAGGAGGACGGGGACATCGAAGCCGACGGAGCGGACGCGGAGGACGCGGACGCTGAGTCCGACGCGAACGCCGAGACGGACGCCGACGACGCCGACGAGAAGTAG
- a CDS encoding DUF7559 family protein codes for MPATKEVKCTSENCELDMFENHYTYDIADDHTVADLSCPLCGGTDCLEEIEL; via the coding sequence ATGCCCGCCACCAAGGAAGTCAAGTGTACCAGCGAGAACTGCGAGCTCGACATGTTCGAGAACCACTACACCTACGACATCGCCGACGACCACACGGTCGCCGACCTGTCGTGCCCGCTGTGCGGGGGAACCGACTGCCTGGAGGAGATCGAACTGTAA
- a CDS encoding DUF429 domain-containing protein — MSRIPDANAVYGVDLSAAASNAGADTWVARCVVDGDALVVEKLASAAEFLDLDSTARDDVLPALAAHLGGVDGPAVAGVDVPFSLPAWVLGDRTWREFVTATPEEWGVLDGVDGPRDLYDAVREAADPDDGRPLRRATDDAHGGQDPAGFRIKTQTYYGISVLLRRLIEHEGVCVPPALPASTVDGAADSPPRLAVLETYPASVFDRLDGAGRTGYKGTQRRHVEARRRNVAALVADGVGFADDAARDCAVATDDALDAVAAAYAAARNYRTALDPDDDADARDRLEARIFA, encoded by the coding sequence GTGTCTCGGATTCCCGACGCGAACGCGGTGTACGGCGTCGACCTCAGCGCCGCCGCATCGAACGCGGGCGCCGACACCTGGGTCGCGCGCTGTGTCGTCGACGGCGACGCGCTCGTCGTCGAGAAGTTGGCGTCCGCCGCCGAGTTCCTCGACCTCGACTCGACCGCCCGCGACGACGTGCTTCCGGCGCTTGCCGCGCACCTCGGCGGCGTCGACGGCCCCGCAGTCGCGGGGGTCGACGTGCCGTTCAGCCTCCCGGCGTGGGTGCTCGGTGACCGCACGTGGCGCGAGTTCGTGACGGCGACGCCTGAGGAGTGGGGCGTGCTCGACGGTGTCGACGGCCCGCGCGACCTGTACGACGCGGTGCGTGAGGCGGCCGACCCCGACGACGGACGCCCGCTCCGCCGCGCGACCGACGACGCTCACGGCGGACAGGACCCCGCCGGATTCCGGATCAAAACGCAGACCTACTACGGCATCTCCGTGCTGCTCCGGCGACTGATCGAGCACGAGGGCGTGTGCGTCCCGCCGGCGTTGCCCGCCTCCACGGTCGACGGCGCCGCCGACTCGCCGCCCCGCCTCGCCGTACTGGAGACGTATCCCGCGTCGGTGTTCGACCGCCTCGACGGCGCCGGGAGAACCGGCTACAAGGGGACCCAACGCCGGCACGTCGAGGCGCGCCGTCGGAACGTCGCGGCGCTCGTCGCCGACGGCGTTGGCTTCGCCGACGACGCCGCCCGCGACTGCGCGGTCGCGACCGACGACGCCCTCGATGCGGTCGCGGCGGCGTACGCCGCCGCCCGGAACTACAGGACGGCGCTCGATCCGGACGACGACGCGGATGCGCGCGACCGACTGGAAGCGCGGATATTCGCCTGA